One genomic region from Nocardia vinacea encodes:
- a CDS encoding HPP family protein, producing MKNMPVCEVMQRPIIAVRHNSTAREAALMLAELGYAALPVLDQDDRLIGVITSGDLLRAGELDDTASAVMTTPVVSVPENAALAEVMSRLVTHGLRSLPVVDADGRVIGMFSRGDALRIMLTPDDALTADAQNLLDQYTGARRWPVTVHEADATISGRFADESERRIAIALTRTVPGIRTATIATTPAAVAAAAH from the coding sequence ATGAAGAACATGCCGGTATGCGAGGTCATGCAACGACCGATCATCGCCGTGCGGCACAACAGCACGGCACGCGAGGCGGCGCTGATGCTCGCCGAACTGGGCTACGCGGCGTTGCCCGTTCTCGACCAGGACGATCGCCTCATCGGGGTAATCACCAGCGGTGACCTCTTGCGGGCCGGCGAACTCGACGACACCGCCAGTGCAGTGATGACCACACCAGTGGTCTCGGTCCCCGAGAATGCGGCACTGGCCGAGGTCATGAGCAGGCTGGTGACGCACGGACTGCGCAGTCTGCCGGTCGTCGATGCCGACGGCCGCGTGATCGGCATGTTCAGCCGCGGCGACGCGTTGCGAATCATGCTCACCCCCGACGACGCACTCACGGCCGATGCACAAAACCTCCTCGATCAATACACCGGCGCACGGCGTTGGCCTGTCACCGTCCACGAAGCCGACGCCACCATCTCCGGCCGGTTCGCCGACGAATCCGAACGGCGCATCGCCATCGCCCTCACCCGCACAGTGCCCGGCATCCGCACCGCGACCATCGCGACCACACCGGCCGCCGTGGCCGCAGCCGCGCACTGA
- a CDS encoding TraR/DksA C4-type zinc finger protein, producing the protein MTPAHPVLRARLADHLPALRATLSQQRRFRLQQLAELEAEIDRGTAPTNAADTARHEVTIKLAAAARQALADVDETLTLITAGRYGRCRGCHSEIPIHLLRTIPTTQWCLNCRQQHLPPPDGSRPIRGQLPRTASRTPRRNLAAEREFLACR; encoded by the coding sequence ATGACCCCCGCACACCCCGTCTTACGCGCACGCCTTGCCGACCACCTACCCGCACTGCGAGCCACACTGAGCCAGCAACGCCGCTTCCGCCTGCAGCAGCTGGCCGAACTCGAAGCCGAAATCGACCGCGGCACTGCACCCACCAACGCGGCTGATACGGCCAGGCATGAGGTCACCATCAAGTTGGCCGCGGCAGCACGACAAGCGTTGGCCGACGTCGATGAAACCCTCACGCTCATCACCGCAGGCCGTTACGGCCGCTGCCGCGGCTGTCACAGTGAAATACCAATCCACCTCCTGCGGACCATTCCCACTACACAGTGGTGCCTGAACTGCCGTCAGCAGCATCTCCCTCCCCCCGACGGTTCCCGCCCGATACGCGGACAGCTGCCTCGCACAGCCTCCCGAACACCGCGACGCAACCTGGCGGCCGAACGAGAATTCCTCGCATGCCGTTGA
- a CDS encoding DUF3662 and FHA domain-containing protein: protein MGIVSRFERRLQGAVGDVFARAFGGSVVPQEVEAALKQEAADNIQDLGGGHLLAPNSYVITINTSDHQQLDADHDLTTRAFAKHLQDYIREQGWQTYGEVHVAFEASPTLHTGQFRASGRVDPDIGRRATSARSPEPTPQRPAHPQPGAGPMTQNSGYDPSREPAESDPRNRGYAPPPAGRPGPPNGAYRDDYGRGGAPYGGGSDYQAPDSQQGYGDYQNGYDYQQGGQGYGQQAYQEPGYGQQGYDERGGYGQQQGGYADQDYGQQGYQEPGYGQQGYGEQGYGQQGYGQSGYNEQGYADQGGYGQQPAYGQQGYAQSGYGEQGYAEPGYGEQGYAAPEEQGGYGQAYSQQPGYGAQGGGYQAPAPAYGGGAQAGSGYSATLQLDDGSGRTYQLREGSNIIGRGQDAHFRLPDTGVSRRHIEVRWDGQTAMLSDLGSTNGTLVNGSPVQDWQLADGDVIRAGHSEILIRIV, encoded by the coding sequence ATGGGCATCGTTTCTCGATTCGAGCGTCGCCTGCAAGGCGCCGTCGGTGACGTGTTCGCCAGAGCCTTCGGGGGCAGTGTCGTTCCCCAGGAGGTGGAAGCGGCACTCAAGCAAGAGGCCGCCGACAATATCCAGGATCTGGGTGGCGGACATCTGTTGGCGCCCAACAGTTATGTGATCACCATCAACACCTCTGATCACCAACAACTCGACGCCGACCACGACCTGACCACCCGCGCGTTCGCCAAACACCTTCAGGACTACATCCGCGAGCAAGGCTGGCAGACCTACGGCGAAGTACACGTGGCATTCGAGGCATCACCTACGCTGCACACCGGACAGTTCAGGGCGAGCGGTCGGGTCGATCCCGACATCGGCCGCAGAGCCACCTCGGCTCGCAGCCCCGAACCCACGCCACAACGACCTGCACACCCGCAACCAGGAGCTGGCCCCATGACGCAGAACTCAGGCTACGACCCAAGCCGTGAGCCCGCGGAGTCCGATCCACGCAACCGCGGGTACGCACCGCCGCCTGCGGGGCGGCCCGGGCCGCCGAACGGTGCGTACCGCGACGACTACGGCCGGGGCGGCGCACCCTACGGCGGTGGCTCCGACTACCAGGCGCCGGACTCGCAGCAGGGTTACGGCGACTATCAGAACGGCTACGACTACCAGCAGGGTGGCCAGGGCTACGGGCAGCAGGCCTACCAGGAGCCCGGTTACGGTCAGCAGGGCTACGACGAGCGCGGCGGCTACGGCCAGCAGCAGGGTGGCTACGCCGACCAGGACTACGGCCAGCAGGGTTACCAGGAGCCCGGTTATGGCCAGCAGGGCTACGGCGAACAGGGCTATGGCCAGCAGGGCTACGGACAATCCGGCTACAACGAACAGGGCTACGCCGACCAGGGCGGTTACGGTCAGCAGCCGGCCTACGGCCAGCAGGGCTACGCGCAGTCCGGCTACGGCGAACAGGGTTACGCGGAACCGGGTTACGGCGAGCAGGGCTATGCCGCGCCCGAGGAGCAGGGCGGCTACGGCCAGGCCTACTCGCAACAGCCCGGCTACGGCGCCCAGGGCGGCGGCTACCAGGCCCCCGCGCCCGCGTATGGCGGTGGCGCACAAGCCGGTTCGGGGTACTCCGCGACGCTGCAGCTCGACGACGGCAGCGGCCGCACCTACCAGCTCCGCGAGGGCAGCAACATCATCGGCCGCGGGCAGGATGCGCACTTCCGACTGCCGGATACCGGAGTTTCCCGCAGGCACATCGAAGTTCGCTGGGACGGGCAGACCGCGATGCTCTCGGATCTGGGTTCGACCAACGGCACGCTCGTCAACGGCTCCCCGGTTCAGGACTGGCAGCTGGCCGACGGCGATGTTATCCGCGCCGGGCACTCCGAGATCCTGATCCGTATCGTCTGA
- a CDS encoding FHA domain-containing protein FhaB/FipA, producing MQGLILQLTRTGFLLLLWLFVWAVLRTLRSDIYAASGIRIQPRAARGSAVLPSFSRGQKGAKFLVVTQGSLAGTRISLGTQPVLIGRADDSTLVLTDDYASTRHARLSPRGDDWYVEDLGSTNGTYLDRAKVTTAVRVPLGTPVRVGKTVIELRS from the coding sequence GTGCAGGGACTGATCCTGCAATTGACCCGTACGGGGTTCCTGCTGCTGTTGTGGTTATTCGTGTGGGCGGTACTGCGCACCCTGCGCAGCGACATCTACGCGGCATCCGGCATCCGGATCCAGCCCAGGGCCGCACGCGGTTCCGCGGTGCTGCCGTCTTTCAGCCGAGGCCAGAAGGGCGCCAAATTTCTTGTGGTGACTCAAGGTTCACTTGCCGGCACTCGCATCTCGCTCGGCACCCAACCGGTGCTGATCGGCCGTGCGGACGACTCAACGCTGGTACTCACCGATGATTACGCCTCGACCAGACATGCGCGGCTCTCACCGCGCGGTGACGACTGGTACGTCGAAGACCTCGGTTCGACGAACGGCACCTACCTCGACCGCGCGAAAGTCACCACCGCAGTCCGAGTTCCACTCGGAACCCCCGTCCGTGTCGGCAAAACAGTGATCGAGCTGCGATCGTGA
- a CDS encoding PP2C family protein-serine/threonine phosphatase, translating to MTLVLRYAARSDRGLVRGNNEDSVYAGARLLALADGMGGHAAGEVASQLMIAALAHLDDDEPGDDLLGKLNTAVHEGNAAIADHVEEEPELDGMGTTLTAILFAGKKLGLVHIGDSRAYLLRGGELAQITRDDTFVQSLVDEGRITPEQAHTHPQRSLIMRALTGNEIEPTLIMREARAGDRYLLCSDGLSDVVSDETIANTMREGSTDECADRLIELALRSGGPDNVTVVVADVIDLDYGQSHPIVAGAASGQDEDTPPPNTAAGRAAAMRPPRAEPRRAAATPETPPQSNSHKLRWILLAVALVLAAAVGLLVGYNMIRSNYYVGADSDQVVIMRGLPGSVLGYSIHEVETIGCVDPTGALALKQPDETLPPKCKALKVSDLKQTGHDQVDKGLPPGSLDEARKQMQMLARNELLPVCPTKESVPQPGVVPPSEPPTQPGVPAPTTVAPTTENRPPAPEPQPGETKSPDTKTPTATTSPNPQTAGEPCRVTD from the coding sequence GTGACACTTGTTCTCCGCTACGCAGCGCGCAGCGACCGCGGTCTTGTCCGAGGCAACAACGAGGACTCCGTCTATGCGGGCGCACGGCTGCTCGCACTAGCCGACGGTATGGGCGGCCACGCCGCAGGCGAGGTGGCATCGCAGTTGATGATCGCCGCGCTAGCCCATCTCGACGACGACGAGCCCGGCGACGATCTGCTCGGCAAGCTCAATACCGCCGTCCACGAGGGCAATGCCGCCATTGCCGATCACGTCGAGGAAGAGCCCGAACTCGACGGCATGGGCACCACGCTCACCGCAATCCTGTTCGCGGGCAAGAAACTCGGCCTGGTCCACATCGGTGACTCGCGCGCCTATCTGCTGCGCGGCGGCGAGCTGGCCCAGATCACCCGTGACGACACCTTCGTCCAGTCGCTGGTCGACGAAGGCCGGATCACTCCCGAGCAGGCGCATACCCATCCGCAGCGCTCGCTGATCATGCGCGCCCTCACCGGCAACGAGATCGAGCCGACGCTGATCATGCGTGAGGCCCGTGCCGGCGATCGCTATCTGCTCTGCTCCGACGGACTTTCCGATGTGGTCAGCGATGAGACCATCGCCAACACCATGCGCGAGGGCAGCACCGACGAATGTGCCGATCGTCTCATCGAACTCGCCTTGCGCAGCGGCGGCCCGGACAACGTCACCGTGGTCGTCGCCGATGTCATCGATCTGGACTACGGGCAGAGCCATCCGATCGTCGCGGGCGCGGCATCGGGTCAGGACGAGGACACCCCGCCGCCGAATACCGCCGCCGGCCGAGCCGCCGCGATGCGTCCGCCGCGGGCCGAACCGCGCCGAGCCGCCGCTACACCGGAGACGCCGCCGCAGAGCAACTCGCACAAGTTGCGCTGGATCCTGCTCGCGGTCGCCCTGGTCCTGGCAGCGGCGGTCGGATTGCTGGTCGGCTACAACATGATTCGCAGCAACTACTACGTCGGCGCGGATAGCGACCAGGTCGTCATCATGCGCGGGCTGCCGGGTTCGGTGCTGGGTTATTCGATCCACGAGGTCGAGACGATCGGCTGCGTCGACCCGACCGGCGCCCTCGCCCTGAAGCAGCCGGACGAGACGCTGCCGCCGAAGTGCAAGGCGCTCAAGGTTTCCGATCTCAAGCAGACCGGACACGACCAGGTGGACAAGGGACTGCCGCCGGGTTCGCTGGACGAGGCGCGCAAGCAGATGCAGATGCTGGCGCGCAACGAGCTGCTGCCCGTCTGCCCGACCAAGGAATCGGTGCCGCAGCCCGGCGTCGTGCCGCCGAGCGAGCCGCCCACGCAGCCCGGGGTCCCCGCGCCGACGACGGTCGCGCCGACCACCGAGAACCGGCCGCCCGCGCCCGAGCCACAGCCGGGTGAGACCAAGAGCCCGGACACCAAGACCCCGACGGCGACGACGTCGCCGAACCCCCAGACGGCGGGGGAACCTTGCCGGGTGACGGACTGA
- a CDS encoding FtsW/RodA/SpoVE family cell cycle protein, giving the protein MSAPAPPSAGAFPSPPGGFAPAPPPSTKRNAELVLLAGATGIVTVSLFLVEASQEQSVTWDIAKYGLAYLALFAVAHLAVRRFAPFADPLLLPIAALLNGLGLVLIHRLDLADAQTAAYNSWPIPSPDANQQILWTGLGMIIFITILVVLSDYRTLAKYGYTLGLVGLVALAIPALLPGAYSETNGSKIWIRLPGLSVQPGEFAKILLIIFFASVLVAKRDLFTAAGRHFLGMEFPRARDLGPILVVWIVCIGVLVFEKDLGTSLLIFSTVLVMLYIATERVGWLVIGGALLTIGFFFAYQAFSHVRVRTQTWLHPFADYNNTGYQISQSLFGLATGGLAGTGLGSGRPSQVPFAKTDFIITTIGEELGLFGLAAVLLLFLVFVVRGLRTALAVRDSFGKLLAAGLSFTIAIQLFVVVGGVTKLIPLTGLTTPFMSYGGSSLLANYALLALLIKVSDAARAPAPVRKKDPVAPIADATTELLRKPEARPQE; this is encoded by the coding sequence ATGTCCGCTCCGGCACCGCCGTCCGCTGGAGCCTTTCCCAGTCCACCCGGCGGATTCGCGCCAGCGCCGCCGCCGTCGACGAAGCGCAATGCCGAACTCGTATTGCTCGCGGGTGCGACGGGCATCGTCACCGTCTCGCTGTTTCTGGTCGAGGCGAGTCAGGAACAATCGGTCACCTGGGATATCGCCAAGTACGGTCTCGCCTATCTGGCCCTGTTCGCGGTGGCACATCTCGCGGTGCGCCGCTTCGCACCGTTCGCCGATCCACTGCTGTTACCGATCGCCGCGCTACTCAACGGACTCGGCCTGGTGCTGATCCATCGGCTCGATCTCGCCGATGCGCAGACCGCCGCTTACAACTCGTGGCCGATCCCCTCCCCCGACGCCAATCAACAGATCCTGTGGACGGGTCTGGGGATGATCATCTTCATCACGATCCTGGTCGTGCTGAGCGATTACCGCACGCTGGCCAAATACGGCTACACCCTGGGCCTCGTAGGCCTTGTCGCGCTGGCGATTCCGGCACTGCTGCCCGGGGCGTATTCGGAGACCAACGGCTCCAAGATCTGGATCAGGTTGCCCGGATTGAGCGTGCAGCCGGGTGAATTCGCGAAGATCCTGCTGATCATCTTCTTCGCCTCGGTGCTGGTCGCCAAGCGCGATCTGTTCACCGCGGCCGGTCGGCATTTCCTCGGCATGGAGTTCCCGCGCGCCCGCGACCTCGGACCGATTCTGGTGGTCTGGATCGTCTGCATCGGCGTGCTGGTCTTCGAAAAGGACCTCGGCACTTCGCTGTTGATCTTCAGCACGGTGCTGGTGATGCTCTACATCGCAACCGAGCGGGTCGGCTGGCTCGTCATCGGCGGCGCGCTGCTGACCATCGGATTCTTCTTCGCCTACCAGGCCTTCAGCCATGTCCGGGTGCGTACCCAGACCTGGCTGCACCCGTTCGCGGACTACAACAACACCGGCTACCAGATCTCGCAGTCGCTGTTCGGCCTGGCCACCGGCGGATTGGCGGGCACCGGCCTCGGCAGCGGGCGGCCCTCGCAGGTGCCCTTCGCCAAAACCGACTTCATCATCACCACCATCGGCGAGGAACTCGGCCTGTTCGGACTGGCCGCAGTGCTGCTGCTGTTCCTGGTATTCGTGGTGCGCGGTCTGCGGACCGCGCTCGCCGTGCGCGACAGCTTCGGCAAACTGCTGGCCGCCGGGTTGTCGTTCACCATCGCGATCCAGCTGTTCGTGGTGGTCGGCGGTGTCACCAAGCTGATTCCGCTGACCGGTCTCACCACCCCGTTCATGTCCTACGGCGGTTCGTCGCTGCTGGCCAACTACGCGCTACTGGCATTGCTGATCAAGGTCTCCGACGCGGCCCGAGCCCCGGCGCCGGTGCGCAAGAAGGATCCGGTGGCCCCGATCGCGGATGCGACCACCGAGCTTCTGCGCAAACCGGAAGCGAGGCCGCAGGAATGA
- a CDS encoding penicillin-binding protein 2: MNTPLRRVAVAVMLMIVALLLNATYVQVIKADDYRTDPRNSRVLLDEYARQRGQISAGGTVLASSVATDDRYKYLRTYPTDPEAYAPATGFYSMQYGSTGLERAEDTVLNGSDNSLFGRRLIDMISGRDPRGGNVLTTLDPMMQQVAYEQLTAKGYTGSVVAIEPSTGKILTMVSTPSYDPNLLSGHDGAQGTKSWEELSADQRQPMLNRAVSQTYPPGSTFKVVVTAAALANGTATPDDQFTAAPNITLPGTNTTLENYNGSTCGSGPTATLTEAFRRSCNTAFVELGLKVGSSNLKDEAAAFGIGPHRGIPIPVAESTVGTIPDNAALAQSSIGQRDVALTPLDNAVIAATVANGGVRMEPYLVDQLQGPDLSELSKNKPVSVGQAVSAQVASTLTNLMIASEDNTVGHGQTRYQIASKTGTAEHGSNPRNTPPHAWYIAFAPAQNPKIAIAVIVENGGDRALAATGGSVAAPIARAVLDAGLRGR, from the coding sequence ATGAATACGCCGCTACGACGGGTCGCGGTCGCGGTGATGCTCATGATCGTCGCCCTGCTGCTCAACGCCACCTATGTGCAGGTGATCAAGGCCGACGACTACCGCACCGATCCACGCAACTCCCGCGTGCTGCTCGACGAATACGCCCGCCAGCGCGGACAGATCTCCGCGGGCGGCACCGTGCTGGCCAGTTCGGTCGCCACCGACGACCGCTACAAGTACCTGCGCACCTACCCCACCGATCCGGAGGCGTACGCACCGGCCACCGGCTTCTACTCGATGCAGTACGGCAGCACGGGGCTCGAGCGCGCCGAGGATACGGTGCTCAACGGTTCGGACAATTCGCTGTTCGGACGCCGCCTGATCGATATGATCTCCGGACGTGATCCGCGCGGCGGCAATGTGCTCACCACGCTGGATCCGATGATGCAGCAGGTCGCCTACGAACAGCTGACCGCCAAGGGCTACACCGGTTCCGTGGTGGCGATCGAGCCGAGTACGGGCAAGATTCTCACCATGGTGTCCACCCCCAGCTACGACCCGAACCTGTTGTCCGGGCACGATGGCGCCCAAGGCACCAAGTCTTGGGAAGAGCTGAGTGCGGACCAGCGCCAACCCATGTTGAATCGTGCTGTGTCGCAGACCTATCCGCCGGGCTCCACCTTCAAGGTGGTCGTCACCGCCGCCGCGTTGGCCAACGGCACCGCAACCCCGGACGACCAGTTCACCGCCGCGCCGAACATCACGTTGCCGGGGACAAACACGACGCTGGAGAACTACAACGGCTCCACCTGCGGCAGCGGCCCCACCGCGACGCTCACCGAGGCGTTCCGCAGATCCTGCAATACCGCATTCGTCGAACTCGGTCTCAAGGTCGGCTCCTCGAACCTCAAGGACGAGGCCGCCGCATTCGGCATCGGCCCGCACCGCGGCATCCCGATTCCGGTGGCGGAGAGCACCGTCGGCACGATTCCGGACAATGCCGCATTGGCCCAGAGCAGCATCGGCCAGCGCGATGTCGCGCTCACCCCACTGGACAACGCGGTCATCGCCGCGACCGTCGCCAACGGCGGCGTCCGCATGGAGCCGTACCTGGTCGATCAACTGCAGGGACCCGATCTGAGCGAGCTCTCGAAAAATAAACCGGTCTCGGTCGGCCAAGCTGTCAGCGCCCAGGTAGCGTCGACGCTGACCAACCTGATGATCGCGTCGGAGGACAACACCGTCGGACACGGCCAGACCCGGTATCAAATCGCCTCTAAGACCGGAACCGCCGAACACGGAAGCAATCCGCGCAATACGCCACCACATGCCTGGTACATCGCCTTCGCGCCCGCGCAGAACCCCAAGATCGCCATCGCGGTGATCGTGGAGAACGGCGGCGACCGGGCGTTGGCCGCCACAGGTGGCTCGGTAGCCGCGCCGATTGCCCGCGCGGTGTTGGACGCCGGTTTGCGAGGGCGCTGA
- a CDS encoding protein kinase domain-containing protein, whose amino-acid sequence MLNNGAMIADRYRLQRLIATGGMGQVWEALDTRLDRRVAVKVLKSEFSADPTFRHRFRSEAKTTAQLNHPGIAGIYDYGETMDPSGGETAYLVMELVQGEPLNTVLNRLGRLSVAQGLDMLEQTGRALEVAHAAGVVHRDVKPGNILVTPTGQVKITDFGIAKAVDASPVTKTGMVMGTAQYIAPEQAVGEDATAASDVYALGVVGYEALAGQRPFSGDGAITVAMKHVREAPPPMPSDLPSNVRELIEITMGKDPTLRYASGGEFADAVAAVRAGRRPPPPVTTAGPTATGATRVLPPGPTVILPSHDHDGQTVRYNTPTSMGVGGAASTRQTPAGAPRTVMSSGATRANPGPGPETSKFTTGQKAGAAVAVGAVLLVGLVLWLLFGGDTNPDTVRPVTTTTKVVPPPVTTPPPTTTEAPTTEVTTTRPAPPPPPTTEPTTTTQPPTTTPSTTAPSTTKSSKTTSPSTTTRGSWFPTLDLPFPDSPGARGPSATPGAATPQGQP is encoded by the coding sequence ATGCTGAACAACGGCGCGATGATCGCCGACCGATATCGGCTGCAACGCCTGATCGCCACGGGCGGTATGGGTCAGGTATGGGAGGCACTCGACACCCGGCTGGACCGCCGGGTCGCGGTGAAGGTGCTCAAATCCGAGTTCTCCGCCGACCCGACCTTCCGGCACCGGTTCCGCAGTGAGGCCAAGACCACGGCCCAGCTGAATCACCCGGGTATCGCCGGAATCTACGACTACGGCGAGACCATGGATCCCAGCGGCGGGGAAACCGCTTATCTGGTCATGGAATTGGTGCAGGGTGAACCGCTCAACACGGTGCTGAACCGGCTCGGGCGGCTTTCGGTGGCCCAGGGTCTGGACATGCTGGAGCAGACCGGTCGCGCACTCGAGGTCGCGCACGCTGCGGGCGTCGTGCACCGTGACGTCAAGCCGGGCAATATCCTCGTCACGCCGACCGGTCAGGTGAAGATCACCGACTTCGGCATCGCCAAGGCCGTCGACGCCTCCCCGGTCACCAAGACCGGCATGGTGATGGGCACTGCCCAGTACATCGCGCCTGAGCAGGCGGTCGGCGAGGACGCGACCGCGGCCAGTGATGTGTACGCACTCGGTGTGGTCGGCTACGAGGCATTGGCCGGGCAGCGACCGTTCAGCGGCGACGGCGCGATCACCGTCGCGATGAAACATGTGCGCGAGGCCCCGCCGCCGATGCCGTCCGATCTGCCGTCCAATGTGCGCGAGCTGATCGAGATCACCATGGGCAAGGATCCGACCCTGCGCTATGCCAGCGGCGGCGAATTCGCCGACGCCGTCGCCGCCGTGCGTGCCGGACGGCGCCCACCACCGCCGGTCACCACCGCCGGACCGACTGCGACCGGTGCGACCCGAGTGCTGCCGCCCGGCCCGACCGTGATTCTGCCGTCGCATGACCACGATGGCCAGACGGTCCGGTACAACACCCCGACCTCCATGGGGGTCGGGGGCGCAGCTTCGACCAGACAAACGCCCGCCGGCGCGCCCAGGACGGTGATGAGTTCCGGCGCCACCCGCGCCAACCCCGGGCCCGGTCCGGAGACCTCGAAGTTCACCACCGGCCAGAAGGCCGGCGCGGCCGTGGCCGTCGGCGCGGTGCTGCTCGTCGGACTAGTTTTGTGGCTGCTCTTCGGCGGCGATACCAATCCGGATACTGTGCGCCCGGTCACCACCACCACGAAGGTCGTGCCGCCGCCGGTCACCACGCCGCCGCCGACGACAACCGAGGCGCCGACGACCGAGGTCACCACGACCAGACCGGCGCCGCCACCGCCGCCGACCACGGAACCGACAACGACAACGCAGCCGCCGACCACAACGCCGAGTACCACAGCGCCGAGTACGACGAAGTCGTCGAAGACGACGAGTCCGTCCACCACCACAAGAGGCTCGTGGTTCCCAACGCTCGATTTACCATTTCCGGATAGTCCCGGTGCCCGAGGACCCTCGGCCACTCCAGGCGCTGCTACTCCGCAAGGACAACCATGA
- the pknB gene encoding Stk1 family PASTA domain-containing Ser/Thr kinase yields MTTPKNLSSRYELGEIIGFGGMSEVHKARDLRLSRDVAIKVLRADLARDPTFYLRFKREAQNAAALNHPAIVAVYDTGEAEVDGGPLPYIVMEYVDGDTLRDIVRGKGPIPPRRAMEVVADVCAALDFSHKAGIVHRDMKPANIMINRAGAVKVMDFGIARAIADSSNPMTQTAAVIGTAQYLSPEQARGETVDARSDVYSVGCVLFEILTGEPPFTGDSPIAVAYQHVREDPRLPSHVHNGVPRELDSVVLKAMSKNPANRYQSAAEMRADLIRVLGGQKPSAPMVMTDEDRTTILGSNEPAPRNFRTVERNDDTAEQEPAEPASPRRNLYIALGAAAAVIVAFALFWVLIGPGARPDQVAIPDLSNRSAQQAQDSLQKLGFTVAIQQKPDNKVATGNVISTQPLGGSRVDKGSTITVQVSSGPAQVQIPRLDGMTQEQAEQQLNASGLRMDPNVQRKPSSAQETDKVIGTDPSAGSRVDVDRAIVVILGSGPEQIRVPNVVGQDISVAQPNLVDSSGFKINIQEVPSSKPKGEVISTNPAGGTSADKGSTVTVQVSSGDIVMPSLVGLTTAQAVDKLRQAGWTGTSAQISQTTQGTFDTNSVGRIVSQQPAAGSAIGKNGTVSITTYVLGPP; encoded by the coding sequence ATGACGACCCCGAAGAATCTCTCCTCACGCTACGAGCTGGGTGAGATCATCGGGTTCGGCGGCATGTCCGAAGTCCACAAGGCGCGCGATCTACGGCTCAGCCGGGACGTCGCGATCAAGGTGTTGCGTGCCGACCTGGCCCGCGACCCGACGTTCTACCTGCGCTTCAAGCGCGAGGCGCAGAACGCCGCCGCACTGAACCATCCGGCCATCGTCGCGGTCTACGACACCGGTGAGGCGGAGGTGGACGGCGGCCCGCTGCCGTACATCGTGATGGAGTACGTCGACGGTGACACGCTGCGGGACATCGTGCGCGGTAAGGGTCCGATACCGCCGCGCCGGGCCATGGAGGTCGTCGCCGACGTCTGCGCCGCACTGGATTTCAGCCATAAGGCCGGAATCGTGCACCGCGATATGAAGCCGGCGAACATCATGATCAATCGGGCCGGCGCAGTGAAGGTGATGGACTTCGGCATCGCGCGGGCGATCGCCGACAGCTCCAACCCGATGACCCAGACCGCGGCCGTTATCGGTACCGCGCAATATCTTTCGCCCGAGCAGGCACGCGGTGAGACCGTCGACGCCCGCTCGGATGTCTATTCCGTCGGCTGTGTGCTGTTCGAAATCCTCACCGGCGAGCCGCCTTTCACCGGTGACTCCCCGATCGCCGTTGCCTACCAGCACGTCCGGGAGGATCCGCGGCTGCCATCGCATGTCCACAACGGAGTGCCGCGCGAGTTGGATTCCGTCGTGCTCAAGGCGATGAGCAAGAATCCGGCCAACCGGTACCAGTCGGCCGCCGAGATGCGTGCCGATCTGATCCGCGTGCTCGGCGGCCAGAAGCCGAGCGCGCCGATGGTGATGACCGACGAGGACCGCACCACCATCCTCGGCTCGAACGAACCGGCACCGCGCAACTTCCGCACCGTCGAACGCAATGACGACACCGCCGAGCAGGAACCCGCCGAACCGGCGAGTCCGCGCCGCAATCTCTATATCGCCCTCGGCGCCGCCGCGGCGGTCATCGTCGCGTTCGCCCTGTTCTGGGTGTTGATCGGACCGGGCGCGCGCCCGGATCAGGTCGCCATACCGGACCTTTCGAACAGATCCGCGCAACAGGCCCAGGACTCGCTGCAGAAGCTCGGCTTCACGGTGGCCATCCAGCAGAAGCCGGATAACAAGGTCGCCACCGGCAATGTCATCTCCACGCAGCCGCTCGGCGGCTCCCGGGTCGACAAGGGCAGCACGATCACCGTGCAGGTCTCCTCCGGACCGGCGCAGGTGCAGATTCCTCGGCTCGACGGCATGACCCAGGAGCAGGCGGAGCAGCAGCTGAACGCCAGTGGCTTGCGGATGGATCCGAATGTGCAGCGCAAGCCGTCGAGTGCGCAGGAGACGGACAAGGTGATCGGCACCGATCCCTCGGCGGGCTCGCGCGTCGATGTCGACCGGGCCATCGTCGTGATTCTCGGTTCCGGACCGGAGCAGATCCGGGTGCCGAATGTGGTCGGTCAGGACATCAGCGTCGCGCAGCCGAATCTGGTGGACAGCTCCGGTTTCAAGATCAACATCCAGGAGGTGCCGTCCTCGAAGCCCAAGGGCGAGGTGATCTCGACCAACCCGGCGGGCGGCACGAGCGCGGACAAAGGGTCGACGGTCACCGTACAGGTCTCCAGCGGCGACATCGTCATGCCGAGCCTGGTCGGCCTGACCACGGCGCAGGCGGTGGACAAGCTGCGGCAGGCGGGTTGGACCGGCACATCGGCACAGATCAGCCAGACCACCCAGGGCACCTTCGATACCAATAGTGTCGGCCGGATCGTCAGCCAGCAGCCCGCGGCAGGGTCTGCGATCGGGAAGAACGGAACGGTTTCGATCACCACCTACGTCCTCGGTCCGCCGTAA